One part of the Bacillus sp. FJAT-45350 genome encodes these proteins:
- a CDS encoding TetR/AcrR family transcriptional regulator gives MTSKLDRRKKYTRMVLKNSLMKILKDKAISSVTVKELCELADINRSTFYSHYSDQYELLYKIEEEIIEDMLVTLNKYEFPVEEEALQMTEKMLEYIAENRDICQTLLSENGDTSFQNRVMNIAHRFTVKNWLTANKQKSDISEYVGIFVVSGCINVIKCWLENDLDKSPKELANIIIKITNKGILSF, from the coding sequence ATGACTTCAAAGCTCGATAGACGAAAAAAATATACACGAATGGTATTAAAAAATAGTTTGATGAAAATTTTAAAGGATAAGGCAATTTCATCTGTAACAGTAAAGGAATTATGCGAACTTGCTGATATTAACCGATCTACTTTTTATTCGCATTATTCAGATCAGTATGAACTTCTTTATAAAATTGAAGAGGAAATTATTGAGGATATGCTAGTAACACTAAATAAGTATGAATTCCCTGTGGAGGAAGAAGCATTACAGATGACAGAAAAAATGCTTGAGTACATAGCTGAAAATAGAGATATCTGTCAAACATTATTAAGTGAGAACGGTGACACTTCATTTCAAAATAGAGTGATGAATATTGCCCATCGATTTACGGTAAAAAACTGGCTGACTGCAAATAAGCAAAAATCGGATATTTCTGAGTATGTTGGGATTTTTGTTGTCAGTGGTTGTATCAATGTTATAAAATGTTGGCTAGAAAATGACCTAGATAAATCACCAAAAGAATTAGCAAATATTATTATTAAAATCACCAACAAGGGGATTCTATCCTTTTAG
- a CDS encoding efflux RND transporter permease subunit translates to MKIMQERVFIIDISARIIKHKKIVLFTFLLIAVISTVAQFFVSVNYNMTDYLPDEAQSTRAIEIMEEEFTSSVPNTRVMITDVSIQEALLYKEQLAAIDGVSDVVWLDDVIDLKTPLEVADAETVESYFKDDKALFSLSIHSGEEVVVTDAIYELIGDDDAIAGEALDTATSQKMAGTEAFYAAALLVPIIILILVLSTTSWIEPVFFLTAIGVSVLINLGTNIFIGEVSFVTQSVAPILQLAVSLDYAIFLLHSFSDYRKKTNNPGEAMQLAMKKSFPAITASAATTFFGFTALMLMQFEIGADLGLNLVKGILLSYISVMVFLPALTLCFFKWMDKTQHRNFVSSFKGIGKNMVNIKIPSLLIVFAILIPSFLAQSNTNFTYGLGDQPETTRAGIDIIKIEEAFGELTPIVILVPKGDLVKETELVQELKELEHVTSVISYVNTVGTVIPPEYLEEDITSEFFSENYSRIILHTNTAKEGEIPFALVDTVQKKAASYYGDDAFTLGESVTLYDIKNTVMRDNTVVNIMTVVTIATVLIITFKSISIPLVLLITIQAAVWINLSIPYFTDTSLVFVGYLIISTVQLAATVDYAILLTETYKEKRKEMPAVKAIKKTLDEKTFSISISAAILSSIGFILWFTSTNPIVSSIGLLLGRGALLAFVMVVCFLPALLLILDKFISKTTYKANFYDEEK, encoded by the coding sequence ATGAAGATTATGCAAGAGAGGGTGTTTATTATAGATATTTCTGCACGGATTATTAAGCATAAAAAAATAGTTCTCTTCACATTTCTCCTTATTGCAGTAATCTCTACCGTGGCGCAGTTTTTTGTGTCAGTCAATTATAATATGACTGATTATTTGCCTGATGAGGCTCAATCCACTAGAGCGATTGAGATTATGGAAGAAGAATTTACTTCATCTGTTCCTAATACGAGAGTCATGATAACCGACGTATCAATACAGGAAGCCTTATTATATAAAGAACAGCTAGCAGCTATTGATGGAGTGTCTGATGTAGTCTGGCTAGACGATGTCATTGACTTGAAAACACCTCTTGAGGTTGCCGATGCGGAAACAGTTGAGTCTTATTTCAAAGATGACAAAGCGTTGTTTTCATTAAGTATTCATAGTGGTGAAGAGGTAGTTGTTACAGATGCCATTTACGAATTAATCGGTGATGATGATGCAATTGCTGGAGAAGCACTTGATACAGCAACGTCACAAAAGATGGCGGGCACGGAAGCCTTTTATGCAGCAGCATTATTAGTCCCGATCATCATTTTGATTCTTGTACTCTCTACGACATCGTGGATTGAGCCTGTGTTCTTCTTAACAGCGATTGGAGTTTCTGTACTAATTAACCTAGGAACGAATATTTTTATAGGCGAAGTGTCATTCGTTACACAATCTGTTGCTCCAATTTTACAGCTTGCGGTATCTCTAGATTATGCAATATTTCTTCTTCATAGTTTTTCAGATTATAGGAAGAAAACAAATAATCCAGGAGAAGCGATGCAACTGGCGATGAAAAAATCATTCCCAGCTATTACAGCAAGCGCGGCAACAACATTCTTTGGCTTTACAGCACTTATGTTAATGCAATTTGAAATTGGTGCAGACCTAGGATTAAATCTTGTAAAAGGAATTCTACTAAGTTACATCAGTGTGATGGTGTTTTTACCAGCTTTAACGTTATGTTTCTTCAAATGGATGGATAAAACACAACATAGAAACTTTGTTTCAAGCTTTAAAGGTATTGGCAAAAACATGGTTAATATTAAAATTCCTAGTTTACTCATTGTCTTTGCTATTCTAATTCCAAGCTTTTTAGCACAAAGTAACACAAACTTTACGTATGGCCTCGGTGACCAACCAGAAACTACACGTGCCGGTATTGATATTATCAAAATTGAAGAAGCCTTTGGTGAATTAACACCGATTGTGATTTTAGTACCTAAAGGAGATTTAGTTAAAGAAACAGAACTAGTTCAAGAACTGAAGGAGTTAGAACACGTTACTAGTGTCATATCTTATGTAAATACAGTTGGGACAGTTATCCCACCAGAATATCTTGAGGAAGACATTACAAGTGAATTCTTCTCGGAAAACTATAGCCGAATCATTCTTCATACGAATACAGCAAAAGAAGGTGAGATACCTTTTGCTCTGGTCGATACGGTACAGAAAAAAGCAGCTAGTTATTATGGTGATGACGCCTTTACTCTCGGGGAAAGCGTTACATTGTATGATATAAAAAATACAGTCATGAGAGATAACACTGTAGTAAATATTATGACCGTCGTAACAATCGCAACCGTTTTAATAATTACATTCAAATCAATTTCAATTCCATTAGTTTTACTTATTACGATTCAAGCCGCTGTTTGGATCAATTTATCAATACCGTACTTTACCGACACCTCCCTCGTATTTGTAGGGTATCTCATTATAAGTACTGTACAATTAGCAGCAACAGTAGATTACGCTATTTTACTAACTGAAACTTACAAAGAAAAACGGAAAGAAATGCCTGCTGTAAAGGCAATTAAGAAAACATTAGATGAAAAAACGTTTTCTATTTCTATCTCTGCTGCAATCCTTTCAAGCATTGGCTTTATCTTATGGTTCACCTCTACAAATCCAATTGTTTCATCTATTGGGTTATTGCTTGGAAGAGGCGCATTACTAGCGTTTGTAATGGTCGTATGTTTCTTACCAGCATTACTACTGATATTAGATAAATTTATTAGTAAAACTACCTATAAAGCAAACTTCTATGATGAGGAGAAATGA
- a CDS encoding YhgE/Pip domain-containing protein — translation MRKKQLLLIVLALLLILPSFLVGAAPNNSSVSEKSETKNVDGTLASKDEVVYANLSANGNLEEIYVVNTLDVTKAGTIIDYGKYSSIKNLTNLSEIEQTDQTIRINASEGKFYYQGNIKDENELPWDFSISFTLDGDEIAPEELVGKDGHVGISIDTTPNENGELAFFENYLLQVSLLLDPEIYSNIEISDGMIANVGKNKQITFTIMPEQTGELSLKADVIDFELESIEIAAIPSSMSIDTPDIDEMTDDIKTLTNAIEEINNGVAELSSGVIELNNGVSSLRNGSEQYNNGMADINNASSELVQASSSIEKALAEINNNLNVSGEMNFGELHELPNGLTQIANGLNQTANGLTALRENYLVAYNTLQEAIIAIPDYQITETEIQELYMSGTNSAVIDRLVQTYSAAQTAKGTFSSVKTGFDAVDVTLKEVSSSISEMASTLSSIASDLSTSLENMDDLNALNQLQDGLTTLHTNYEGFHSGLVSYTEGISQLSNSYNEIHSGIVEISNGTGELKSGVAELHNGTNDLTEATNDLPDQMQEEIDNMIAEYDKSDFEAVSFVSSSNNDKINAVQFIIKTSSIKKEKVDTSEEHVAEEKTFWTRLVDLFTRN, via the coding sequence ATGAGAAAAAAACAATTACTATTAATTGTTCTTGCTTTACTATTAATCTTACCTTCTTTTCTTGTTGGTGCTGCCCCTAATAATAGTTCAGTCTCTGAAAAATCGGAAACTAAGAATGTAGATGGGACACTAGCCTCTAAGGATGAGGTCGTATATGCAAATTTAAGCGCTAATGGAAACCTCGAAGAAATATATGTAGTGAATACGTTAGATGTTACAAAAGCAGGTACCATTATAGATTATGGCAAGTATAGCAGTATAAAAAATCTAACAAATCTTTCTGAAATCGAACAAACTGATCAAACTATCCGTATCAATGCTTCTGAAGGGAAGTTTTATTATCAAGGGAACATAAAAGACGAAAATGAACTACCTTGGGACTTTTCCATCTCCTTTACGTTAGATGGAGATGAAATTGCACCTGAGGAGCTTGTAGGGAAAGACGGACACGTTGGAATTAGTATCGACACAACTCCGAATGAAAATGGAGAATTAGCTTTCTTTGAAAATTATCTATTACAAGTCTCTCTCCTACTTGATCCTGAAATTTATAGCAACATTGAAATATCTGACGGGATGATCGCAAACGTAGGGAAAAACAAGCAAATTACATTTACTATTATGCCCGAACAAACAGGTGAGCTTAGCCTAAAGGCTGATGTTATCGACTTTGAACTTGAAAGTATTGAAATCGCAGCAATTCCTTCATCGATGTCAATTGATACACCTGATATTGATGAAATGACTGATGATATTAAGACCCTAACAAATGCAATCGAAGAGATAAACAATGGTGTTGCCGAATTAAGTAGTGGAGTTATTGAATTAAACAACGGAGTAAGTAGCTTACGTAACGGTTCTGAACAATACAATAATGGTATGGCTGATATAAATAATGCATCCTCTGAGCTTGTTCAAGCATCTAGTTCGATTGAAAAAGCGCTTGCAGAAATTAATAACAATCTGAATGTTTCAGGTGAAATGAATTTCGGTGAATTACACGAACTACCAAATGGATTAACACAAATAGCAAATGGTTTAAATCAAACAGCCAATGGTTTGACAGCTTTAAGAGAAAACTACCTAGTAGCATACAACACGCTACAGGAAGCAATAATAGCTATTCCCGACTATCAAATTACAGAAACTGAAATACAAGAATTATATATGAGTGGCACTAATAGTGCAGTTATAGATAGATTAGTCCAAACATATTCTGCTGCCCAAACTGCCAAAGGTACATTCTCAAGCGTAAAAACTGGCTTCGATGCAGTCGATGTGACATTAAAGGAAGTAAGTAGCTCAATCAGTGAAATGGCTAGTACCCTTTCTTCCATTGCCAGCGATCTTTCTACATCACTAGAAAATATGGATGACCTAAACGCATTAAATCAATTGCAAGATGGTTTGACGACATTGCATACTAACTATGAAGGGTTTCATTCAGGGCTAGTAAGCTATACAGAAGGTATCAGCCAATTATCAAACTCATATAATGAAATTCACTCAGGAATTGTTGAGATATCAAATGGTACTGGTGAATTAAAAAGTGGAGTGGCAGAGCTTCATAATGGCACAAATGACTTAACTGAAGCAACTAATGATTTACCTGACCAAATGCAAGAAGAAATCGACAATATGATTGCTGAATATGATAAATCTGATTTTGAAGCAGTATCCTTTGTTTCTTCTTCTAACAACGATAAAATCAATGCTGTACAATTCATCATCAAAACATCAAGCATTAAGAAAGAAAAAGTTGATACAAGTGAAGAACATGTAGCAGAAGAAAAAACATTCTGGACTCGCCTAGTTGATTTATTTACTAGAAATTAA